In Massilia antarctica, the following are encoded in one genomic region:
- a CDS encoding tryptophan halogenase family protein encodes MTDQGIKQIVIVGGGTAGWMSAAALSQLLPVGHHYRLIESDQISTIGVGEATIPSIRNFNLHLGIDENDFIRATQGSFKLGIEFIDWGYKGSNYIHGFGSVGRDQPTANFFHYWLKMHQAGQADSLEPYSINTMAARLGKFSRGRPDLPNSPLADLSYAFHFDAGLYARYLRTYSEARGVQRTEGRIIDTELHPDGSIAALLMENGERIGGDFFIDCSGMAGLLIEQALHTGYDDWSDWLPCDRAIAVPCEAHGPMAALTRSTAHTAGWQWRIPLQHRTGNGHVFSSKFMSADEAQAILMRNLDGQPLAEPRLLKFTTGKRKRAWNKNCVAIGLSGGFMEPLESTSIHMVKTALMRLISFFPDKGFDQVDIDTYNRLCDKEYDQIRDFLILHYKASTRDDSPFWRYCRDMEVPAALRGKLDLYASHGRILRENEELFPEDSWLQVMHGQGLRARGYNPVVDQRTPDEIADFLQGTQAVIRKCVDAMSSHEAFIKANCQAPPMRRAA; translated from the coding sequence ATGACAGACCAAGGCATCAAGCAGATCGTGATCGTCGGTGGCGGCACCGCCGGCTGGATGAGCGCCGCGGCGCTCTCGCAGCTGCTGCCCGTGGGCCACCATTACCGCCTGATCGAGTCCGACCAGATTTCCACCATCGGAGTAGGGGAGGCGACCATCCCCAGTATCCGCAATTTCAACCTGCACCTGGGCATCGATGAGAACGACTTCATCCGCGCCACCCAGGGCAGCTTCAAGCTCGGCATCGAATTCATCGACTGGGGATATAAAGGCAGCAACTACATCCACGGTTTCGGCTCGGTCGGACGCGACCAGCCGACCGCCAATTTCTTCCACTACTGGCTGAAAATGCACCAGGCCGGGCAGGCCGACAGCCTGGAACCGTACTCGATCAACACCATGGCCGCGCGCCTGGGCAAGTTCAGCCGCGGGCGTCCGGACTTGCCCAATTCGCCGCTGGCGGACCTGTCCTATGCCTTCCATTTCGACGCCGGCCTGTATGCGCGCTACCTGCGCACCTACAGTGAAGCGCGCGGCGTGCAGCGCACCGAGGGGCGCATCATCGACACCGAGCTGCACCCGGATGGATCGATCGCCGCGCTGCTGATGGAAAACGGCGAACGCATCGGCGGCGACTTCTTCATCGATTGCTCCGGCATGGCGGGCTTGCTGATCGAACAGGCGCTGCACACCGGGTATGACGACTGGAGCGATTGGCTGCCTTGCGACCGCGCCATTGCCGTGCCCTGCGAAGCGCACGGCCCGATGGCGGCGCTGACCCGCTCGACCGCGCACACGGCCGGCTGGCAGTGGCGCATTCCGCTGCAGCACCGCACCGGCAACGGCCACGTGTTTTCGAGCAAGTTCATGAGCGCCGACGAAGCCCAGGCCATCCTCATGCGCAATCTCGACGGCCAGCCGCTGGCCGAACCGCGCCTGCTCAAGTTCACCACCGGCAAGCGCAAGCGCGCCTGGAACAAGAACTGCGTGGCGATCGGCTTGTCGGGCGGCTTCATGGAACCGCTCGAATCGACCAGCATCCACATGGTCAAGACGGCGCTGATGCGCCTGATCAGCTTCTTCCCCGACAAAGGCTTCGACCAGGTCGACATCGATACCTACAATCGCCTGTGCGACAAGGAATACGATCAGATCCGCGATTTCCTGATCCTGCACTACAAGGCGAGCACGCGCGACGATTCGCCGTTCTGGCGCTATTGCCGCGACATGGAAGTGCCGGCCGCCCTGCGGGGTAAACTCGACCTGTACGCCAGCCACGGGCGGATTCTGCGCGAGAACGAGGAGCTGTTTCCCGAGGATAGCTGGCTGCAGGTGATGCACGGGCAGGGCTTGCGCGCGCGCGGCTACAATCCGGTGGTCGACCAGCGCACCCCGGACGAGATTGCCGATTTCCTGCAGGGGACGCAGGCGGTGATCCGCAAATGCGTGGACGCGATGTCCAGCCACGAGGCCTTCATCAAGGCCAATTGCCAGGCGCCGCCGATGCGGCGCGCGGCATAA
- a CDS encoding TonB-dependent receptor: protein MLYPKTRRTLVSLAVASACGLIGMSAHAQAPAAAGDSDKEFIPEVKVTATRYSTSLLKTPLAVTAFSQDNLNRMGITSAKDLANEIPNVTFQATGDSAVQITIRGITSSNTTEIGDPAVGFHIDGLYSPRPQGAQALMFDVDQVEVLRGPQGTLFGRNSTGGSVNVISAKPDFSGTYGKAEVDIGNYRKKQVNLIQNIAVNDKLALRGSFTKVTRNGWANQMSDTREANVPSRGWIPDGIPDVDQRYNHPVGAKDFYTNQDEYAARLAAKFKITPDLTLNAAYELFQDNGAGNTSFRDCDQGAGTRYACSGGQWDLLINVPGKTDMTIKSLRAGLSWNVNQHTSIDYSFMLANQQRSQLYDADKGLTAALPFQVTADYPNRPDAANWSTWPLDDRYQATWDSKYKSSVQELQLKQQFDTLQYVAGLFWMHEKNQINYEVVDFFRKPHGIASGSFYSQPDRQVDAKAVFAQADWKFIPNWTATAGARYSIDSKEDKNGLNLGGWAGDTAFYRGQYNGGTPNTPGYRFPQSTDLKPGMGGSVDAYSGYGRPSPNDHKDEWKKVTWRLGLQKQVTDNQMAYTALSTGYKAGGFGDKVDSCGGHTCVDGKKGVETFLPYRPELVTNLEFGYKGKFLENRLSVSAVAFMMRYKDQQLTNTYFVSKYRPDDGKPCASDQPKCDVYETWRTINVGNTRISGIEVEWDYKPWKGAKVGGAFSNLNTSIRDYGAYSDDYLCDERAEFKQTRCPAPYAGAGPDNGKRLYDVTNNRLPNAPKYTVMLHASQAFVLDGGYKLTPYFKVNWRDKVYFDVRNDEFEHIGRFQKASAIGDASFRVDAPNGNWHAELYVRNVSDKRVKTSGNSGLGGQMIASYIEPRMFGVRAGFNY from the coding sequence ATGTTGTATCCGAAGACAAGAAGGACCCTGGTCAGCCTGGCCGTTGCCAGCGCGTGCGGGCTGATCGGCATGTCCGCCCATGCCCAGGCGCCCGCCGCGGCCGGCGACAGCGATAAGGAATTCATTCCCGAAGTAAAGGTCACCGCCACCCGCTACTCGACCTCACTGCTCAAAACCCCGCTGGCGGTGACCGCCTTCAGCCAGGATAACCTGAACCGCATGGGCATCACCAGCGCCAAGGATCTGGCCAACGAAATTCCCAACGTCACCTTCCAGGCCACCGGCGATTCGGCGGTGCAAATCACCATCCGCGGCATCACGTCCTCGAACACGACCGAAATCGGCGACCCCGCCGTCGGCTTTCACATCGACGGCCTGTACTCGCCCCGTCCGCAGGGCGCCCAGGCGCTCATGTTCGACGTCGACCAGGTGGAAGTGCTGCGCGGCCCGCAGGGCACCCTGTTCGGACGCAACTCCACCGGCGGCAGCGTCAACGTCATCTCCGCCAAGCCGGACTTTTCTGGCACCTACGGCAAGGCTGAAGTCGATATCGGCAACTACCGCAAGAAGCAGGTCAACCTGATCCAGAACATCGCCGTCAACGACAAGCTGGCGCTGCGCGGCTCGTTCACCAAGGTCACCCGCAACGGCTGGGCCAACCAGATGTCGGACACGCGCGAAGCGAACGTGCCGTCCAGGGGCTGGATTCCGGATGGCATTCCCGACGTCGACCAGCGCTACAACCACCCGGTCGGCGCCAAGGATTTCTACACCAACCAGGACGAGTATGCGGCGCGCCTGGCGGCCAAGTTCAAGATCACCCCCGACCTGACCCTCAACGCCGCCTACGAGCTGTTCCAGGACAATGGCGCCGGCAACACGAGTTTCCGCGACTGCGACCAGGGCGCCGGCACGCGCTACGCCTGCAGCGGCGGCCAGTGGGACCTCCTGATCAACGTGCCCGGCAAGACCGACATGACGATCAAGTCCCTGCGCGCCGGGCTGAGCTGGAACGTCAACCAGCACACCAGCATCGATTACAGCTTCATGCTGGCCAACCAGCAGCGTTCCCAGCTGTACGATGCCGACAAGGGCTTGACTGCCGCGCTGCCATTCCAGGTGACGGCCGACTACCCGAACCGTCCGGACGCGGCCAACTGGAGCACCTGGCCGCTGGATGATCGCTACCAGGCCACCTGGGACTCGAAATACAAGTCTTCGGTGCAGGAATTGCAGCTCAAGCAGCAGTTCGACACCCTGCAATACGTGGCCGGCCTGTTCTGGATGCACGAGAAAAACCAGATCAACTACGAAGTCGTCGATTTCTTCCGCAAGCCGCACGGCATCGCTTCCGGCTCGTTTTACTCGCAGCCGGACCGCCAGGTCGACGCCAAGGCCGTGTTCGCGCAAGCCGACTGGAAATTCATCCCGAACTGGACCGCCACCGCCGGTGCGCGCTACAGCATCGACTCCAAGGAAGACAAGAATGGCTTGAACCTGGGCGGCTGGGCCGGCGACACGGCGTTTTACCGCGGCCAGTACAACGGCGGCACCCCGAACACCCCCGGCTACCGCTTTCCGCAGTCCACCGACCTGAAACCAGGCATGGGCGGCAGCGTCGACGCCTATTCCGGCTACGGACGGCCGTCGCCCAACGACCACAAGGATGAATGGAAGAAAGTCACCTGGCGCCTCGGCCTGCAAAAACAGGTCACGGACAACCAGATGGCCTACACCGCGTTGTCGACCGGCTACAAGGCCGGCGGCTTCGGCGACAAGGTCGACAGCTGCGGCGGCCACACCTGCGTCGATGGCAAGAAAGGTGTGGAAACCTTCCTGCCCTACCGGCCGGAGCTGGTCACCAATCTTGAATTCGGCTACAAGGGCAAGTTCCTGGAGAACCGCCTGAGCGTGTCGGCCGTCGCCTTCATGATGCGCTACAAGGATCAGCAACTGACCAACACCTATTTCGTCTCGAAATACCGGCCGGACGACGGCAAGCCCTGCGCCAGCGACCAGCCCAAGTGCGACGTGTACGAAACCTGGCGCACCATCAACGTCGGCAACACCCGCATCTCGGGGATCGAAGTCGAGTGGGATTACAAGCCGTGGAAGGGCGCCAAGGTCGGCGGCGCTTTCTCGAACCTGAACACCTCGATCCGCGATTACGGCGCCTACAGCGACGATTACCTGTGCGACGAGCGCGCCGAGTTCAAGCAGACGCGCTGCCCGGCTCCCTACGCCGGCGCCGGTCCCGACAACGGCAAGCGCTTGTACGACGTGACCAACAACCGCTTGCCGAACGCGCCGAAATACACGGTCATGCTGCACGCCTCGCAAGCGTTCGTGCTCGACGGCGGCTACAAATTGACCCCGTACTTCAAGGTCAACTGGCGCGACAAGGTCTACTTCGACGTGCGCAACGACGAGTTCGAGCACATCGGACGCTTCCAGAAAGCCAGCGCGATCGGCGACGCCTCGTTCCGGGTCGATGCGCCGAACGGCAACTGGCATGCGGAACTGTATGTGCGCAACGTGTCGGACAAGCGGGTGAAAACCTCCGGCAACAGCGGCCTGGGGGGGCAGATGATCGCCAGCTATATCGAGCCGCGCATGTTCGGCGTGCGCGCCGGCTTCAATTATTAA
- a CDS encoding SDR family oxidoreductase, with protein MSAAVTVAVVSGHTQGLGAALAAELMTRGITVLGLARGTAPQLAARFGPLLREHQADLADSAALAAWLATPALGEFLGASTQVLLINNAGTVEPVGALHEQDPLAVAQAVALNVAAPLMLAAAVAAAARQADCRILHVSSGAARNAYTGWSVYGATKAALDHHARAVALDHPPPAHGAGVRICSLAPGVIDTAMQARIRATPESRFPQRERFLALQRDGALSSPEQCAAGVADYLLAPGFGRNAVDDLRASSSS; from the coding sequence ATGAGCGCGGCCGTCACGGTAGCCGTCGTCAGCGGCCACACCCAAGGCTTGGGCGCCGCCCTGGCGGCCGAACTGATGACGCGTGGGATCACCGTGCTGGGACTGGCGCGCGGCACGGCGCCGCAACTGGCGGCGCGCTTCGGCCCGCTGCTGCGCGAACACCAGGCCGACCTGGCCGACAGCGCCGCGCTGGCCGCATGGCTGGCCACCCCCGCCTTGGGCGAGTTCCTCGGCGCCAGCACCCAGGTCTTGTTGATCAATAACGCCGGCACGGTGGAGCCGGTCGGCGCGCTGCACGAGCAGGACCCGCTGGCGGTCGCGCAAGCGGTGGCGCTGAACGTGGCCGCGCCGCTGATGCTGGCCGCCGCCGTGGCCGCCGCCGCCCGCCAGGCCGACTGTCGCATCCTGCACGTGTCGAGCGGCGCCGCGCGCAATGCCTACACGGGCTGGAGCGTGTACGGCGCCACCAAGGCCGCACTCGACCATCATGCGCGCGCGGTGGCGCTTGACCATCCGCCGCCAGCGCATGGCGCCGGCGTGCGCATCTGCAGCCTGGCCCCGGGTGTCATCGATACCGCCATGCAGGCGCGGATCCGGGCTACACCAGAGAGCCGCTTTCCGCAGCGCGAGCGCTTCCTGGCCTTGCAGCGCGATGGGGCACTCAGCTCGCCCGAGCAGTGCGCCGCCGGCGTGGCCGATTACCTGCTGGCGCCCGGGTTCGGACGCAACGCCGTGGACGACCTGCGCGCCTCGTCCAGCTCATGA